A part of Saccopteryx bilineata isolate mSacBil1 chromosome 8, mSacBil1_pri_phased_curated, whole genome shotgun sequence genomic DNA contains:
- the GPR87 gene encoding G-protein coupled receptor 87, translating into MGLNLTLAKLPDGELQGQGGHAPSNASQAAGRNATTHSEFDTIVLPVLYLIVFVASLLLNGLAVWIFFHIRNKTSFIFYLKNIVVADLIMTLTFPFRIVHDAGFGPWYFKAVLCRYTSVLFYANMYTSIVFLGLISIDRYLKVVKPFGDSRMYSLTFTKVLSVCVWGVTAVLSLPNIILTDVPPTADNIHDCQALKSPLGVEWHHAVVYVNSCLFVAVLAILIGCYIAISRYIHRSSRQFISQSSRKRKHNQSIRVVVAVFFTCFLPYHLCRMPFTFSHLDKYLDESAHKILYYCKEMTLFLSACNVCLDPIIYFFMCRSFSRRLFKKSNIRTRSESIRSLQSVRRSEVRIYYDYTDV; encoded by the exons ATGGGGCTCAACCTGACCCTTGCGAAATTACCAG ATGGCGAGCTGCAAGGCCAGGGCGGCCACGCTCCGAGCAACGCCAGCCAGGCCGCCGGGAGGAACGCCACCACGCACAGCGAGTTCGACACCATCGTCCTGCCGGTGCTCTACCTCATCGTGTTCGTGGCCAGCCTCCTGCTCAACGGCCTGGCTGTGTGGATCTTCTTCCACATCAGGAACAAGACCAGCTTCATCTTCTATCTGAAGAACATCGTGGTGGCCGACCTCATCATGACGCTGACCTTCCCCTTCCGGATCGTCCACGACGCGGGCTTCGGGCCGTGGTACTTCAAGGCCGTGCTCTGCAGGTACACATCCGTGCTGTTCTACGCCAACATGTACACATCCATCGTGTTCCTCGGGCTCATCAGCATCGACCGCTACCTGAAGGTGGTCAAGCCATTTGGGGACTCGCGCATGTACAGCCTCACCTTCACCAAGGTGCTGTCCGTGTGCGTCTGGGGGGTCACGGCGGTCCTGTCCCTGCCCAACATCATCCTGACCGACGTCCCGCCGACAGCCGACAACATTCACGACTGCCAGGCGCTGAAGAGCCCCCTGGGGGTCGAGTGGCACCACGCGGTCGTCTACGTCAACAGCTGCCTGTTCGTGGCCGTGCTGGCGATCCTGATCGGGTGCTACATCGCCATCTCCCGGTACATCCACAGGTCCAGCAGGCAGTTCATCAGCCAGTCGAGCCGCAAGAGGAAGCACAACCAGAGCATCCGAGTGGTGGTGGCCGTGTTCTTCACCTGCTTCCTGCCCTATCACCTGTGCAGAATGCCCTTCACCTTCAGCCACCTAGACAAGTACTTAGACGAGTCTGCACACAAAATCCTATACTACTGCAAAGAAATGACCCTTTTCTTGTCCGCGTGCAACGTCTGCCTGGATCCAATCATTTACTTCTTCATGTGCCGGTCATTCTCAAGGCGGTTGTTCAAGAAGTCAAACATCCGCACCAGGAGCGAAAGCATCAGGTCGCTGCAGAGCGTCAGGCGGTCGGAGGTCCGCATCTACTACGACTACACCGACGTGTAG